In one window of Cydia fagiglandana chromosome 1, ilCydFagi1.1, whole genome shotgun sequence DNA:
- the LOC134674029 gene encoding uncharacterized protein LOC134674029 — protein MNHLTAQLQRSPPWDILYADDIVLISEDSSTLQLMVERGRGALERAGLRVSKEKTEYMHCNFSNTNNSASIFLQNHVLKKVSHFKYLGSIICDDGSIDMDVNHRINTGWMKWRELTGVLCDSRMPVRIKGKVYKAAVRPAMTSGTRETPDNLDGSCKKRYEEWKSKTRDEPGPTGLATHD, from the exons ATGAACCACCTGACGGCACAGTTACAACGATCCCCACCTTGGGACATCCTCTATGCTGATGACATAGTACTCATAAGTGAAGACTCCAGTACCCTACAACTCATGGTAGAGAGAGGGAGAGGTGCACTGGAGAGAGCCGGTCTGCGAGTGAGTAAAGAGAAGACGGAGTACATGCATTGTAATTTCAGTAACACCAACAATAGCGCCAGTATCTTCTTACAAAACCATGTGTTGAAAAAGGTTTCCCACTTCAAATACCTCGGTTCTATTATCTGTGATGATGGGTCAATAGACATGGATGTTAACCATCGTATAAACACGGGGTGGATGAAGTGGAGAGAGCTCACGGGTGTGCTCTGTGATAGTAGAATGCCAGTAAGAATCAAGGGCAAAGTATATAAAGCAGCAGTGCGCCCAGCAATGAC CTCGGGGACCAGGGAGACCCCTGACAACCTGGATGGCAGTTGTAAGAAAAGATATGAAGAATGGAAATCTAAGACCAGAGACGAGCCAGGACCGACCGGCCTGGCGACGCATGATTAG